A stretch of the Archangium violaceum genome encodes the following:
- a CDS encoding SDR family NAD(P)-dependent oxidoreductase encodes MGMLKDKVILVTGASSGIGWATALALAEAGARVVASARREEKGRELVARIKERGGEATWVKADMTSERDVEALVQTALSTHGRLDGAFNNAGGGIMKPFTETTNEDYEFLMNTNLRGAFWCMKHQLKAMLASGGGAIVNCASVGAMRAVPGVSVYSATKAAIISLTRGAAVEYAQQGIRINSVSPGVIESEMATAGWRLDEPQGRAFAAALHPMNRVGTPDEVASLVTFLLSDKASFITGQDFAIDGGMTASGVSLLAMKQAG; translated from the coding sequence GCTGAAGGACAAGGTCATCCTCGTGACTGGCGCGAGCTCGGGTATCGGCTGGGCGACGGCGCTCGCGCTCGCCGAGGCGGGAGCCCGCGTCGTCGCGAGCGCGCGGCGCGAGGAGAAGGGCCGTGAGCTCGTCGCGCGCATCAAGGAGCGGGGTGGCGAGGCCACCTGGGTGAAGGCGGACATGACGAGCGAGCGCGATGTCGAGGCGCTCGTCCAGACGGCCCTCTCCACCCATGGCCGGCTCGACGGAGCCTTCAACAACGCGGGCGGCGGCATCATGAAGCCGTTCACCGAGACGACCAATGAGGACTACGAGTTCCTCATGAACACCAACCTCCGCGGGGCCTTCTGGTGCATGAAGCACCAGCTCAAGGCCATGCTCGCGAGCGGCGGAGGCGCCATCGTCAACTGCGCCTCGGTGGGCGCCATGCGGGCCGTGCCCGGAGTCTCCGTCTACAGCGCGACCAAGGCCGCCATCATCTCGCTCACGCGCGGCGCCGCGGTCGAGTACGCGCAGCAGGGCATCCGCATCAACTCGGTGAGCCCCGGCGTCATCGAGTCGGAGATGGCCACGGCGGGCTGGCGGCTCGATGAGCCCCAGGGGCGTGCCTTCGCCGCGGCGCTCCACCCGATGAACCGCGTGGGGACTCCCGACGAGGTGGCCTCGCTCGTCACCTTCCTCCTCAGCGACAAGGCCTCGTTCATCACCGGCCAGGACTTCGCGATCGACGGCGGCATGACCGCGTCGGGAGTGTCGCTCCTCGCGATGAAGCAGGCCGGCTGA
- a CDS encoding zinc-dependent alcohol dehydrogenase, whose translation MRALTYEGPYRVAVRNKPDPKIEHPQDGIVRVTSAAICGSDLHLLHGLIPDTRIGFTFGHEFTGIVEEVGPGAQGIKKGDRVMLPFQIFCGGCYFCTRGLTACCDSTNPATDAATGIYGYSHTMGGYDGGQAEYVRVPFIGVDAEKIPDDVEELDALPITDAFTTGYQAAEMCDLRGGETVLVLGCGPVGLFAMWSAWAMGAGRVIAVDHIDYRLEFARNWFGVETLNFKDLDLVTTVKGMTEGRGADATIDAVGCEAAGSPVHRVLGVYGKLEAGSPQAINFAIHATRKGGTISLMGGYGPPFNGVDIGTYMNKAQTMRTGQASVKRYMPHLLEHVRAGRIKPSKVFTHRLPLEQAPQAYHTFAQKKDGCIKVALFPNGTLH comes from the coding sequence ATGAGAGCGCTGACCTATGAAGGCCCCTACCGAGTCGCAGTCCGGAACAAGCCCGACCCGAAGATCGAGCATCCCCAGGACGGCATCGTTCGCGTGACGAGCGCCGCCATCTGCGGCTCCGATCTCCACCTGCTGCACGGGCTCATCCCGGATACCCGCATCGGGTTCACCTTCGGTCACGAATTCACGGGGATCGTCGAGGAGGTCGGCCCCGGCGCCCAGGGCATCAAGAAGGGTGATCGGGTCATGCTGCCGTTCCAGATCTTCTGTGGCGGCTGCTATTTCTGCACCCGGGGCCTGACCGCGTGCTGCGACAGCACCAACCCGGCGACCGACGCGGCGACGGGGATATACGGCTACTCGCACACCATGGGGGGATATGACGGGGGCCAGGCCGAGTACGTCCGCGTTCCCTTCATCGGGGTGGACGCCGAGAAGATTCCCGATGATGTCGAGGAGCTCGACGCACTCCCCATCACGGACGCCTTCACCACCGGCTATCAGGCGGCGGAGATGTGCGATCTCCGGGGGGGCGAGACCGTCCTGGTGCTCGGGTGCGGCCCGGTGGGCCTGTTCGCGATGTGGTCGGCCTGGGCGATGGGCGCCGGCCGGGTCATCGCCGTCGATCACATCGACTACCGCCTCGAGTTCGCGAGGAACTGGTTCGGTGTCGAGACGCTCAACTTCAAGGACCTCGACCTCGTCACCACGGTGAAGGGAATGACGGAAGGCCGGGGCGCCGACGCGACCATCGACGCCGTTGGCTGCGAGGCCGCGGGCTCGCCGGTACATCGCGTGCTCGGCGTCTACGGGAAGCTGGAGGCGGGTTCGCCGCAGGCGATCAACTTCGCGATCCACGCGACGCGCAAGGGCGGGACGATCTCCCTCATGGGCGGCTATGGCCCTCCGTTCAACGGTGTCGACATCGGCACCTATATGAACAAGGCGCAGACGATGCGTACCGGCCAGGCCAGCGTGAAGCGCTACATGCCGCACCTGCTCGAGCACGTCCGGGCCGGGCGGATCAAGCCGAGCAAGGTCTTCACCCACCGGCTGCCACTGGAGCAGGCGCCCCAGGCCTACCACACGTTCGCCCAGAAGAAGGACGGCTGCATCAAGGTGGCGCTCTTCCCCAACGGAACCCTTCACTAG